In the genome of Loxodonta africana isolate mLoxAfr1 chromosome 16, mLoxAfr1.hap2, whole genome shotgun sequence, one region contains:
- the LOC100655412 gene encoding olfactory receptor 6F1-like: MGTDNGTVSQEFLLLGFPGSQALQLSLFVFFLVMYTLTVGGNVAILTLVSTSHQLHTPMYFFLSNLSFLEIWYTTAAVPKTLAILLGKSQTISFTGCLLQMCLVFSLGCTEYFLLAAMAYDNYLSICYPLHYAAIMSSLLSAQLALGSWVCGFLAIAVPTALISGLSFCGQHAINHFFCDITPSIALVCTSTQIVELVAFVIAFVAILSSCLITLVSYVFIISTILRIPSASGQSKAFSTCSSHLTVVLIWYRSTMFLHVRTSINNALDLTKAVTVLNTVVTPVLNPFVYTLHNKEVRETVLKKRKRK; this comes from the coding sequence ATGGGCACAGACAATGGAACTGTCTCCCAGGAATTTCTTCTGTTGGGCTTTCCAGGCTCCCAAGCCCTTCAGCTCTCTCTCTTCGTGTTTTTTCTAGTGATGTACACCCTCACAGTTGGTGGTAATGTTGCTATCTTAACGTTGGTGAGTACCTCCCACCagctccacacccccatgtacttctttctgaGTAACCTCTCTTTCCTGGAGATTTGGTATACCACAGCTGCAGTCCCCAAGACCCTGGCCATCCTCCTGGGGAAAAGCCAGACCATATCATTCACTGGCTGCCTTTTGCAGATGTGCCTTGTTTTCTCATTAGGCTGCACAGAATACTTCCTCCTGGCAGCCATGGCTTACGACAACTATCTCTCCATCTGCTATCCTCTACACTATGCTGCCATCATGAGCAGCTTGCTTTCAGCACAGCTGGCCCTAGGCTCCTGGGTCTGTGGATTCCTGGCCATTGCAGTGCCCACAGCCCTCATCAGTGGCCTCTCTTTCTGTGGCCAACATGCCATCaatcacttcttctgtgacatcACCCCCTCGATTGCCCTGGTCTGTACCAGCACACAGATAGTGGAGCTCGTGGCCTTTGTGATTGCTTTTGTGGCCATTCTAAGTTCCTGCCTCATCACCCTGGTGTCCTATGTCTTCATCATTAGCACCATCCTCAGGATTCCCTCAGCCAGTGGCCAGAGCAAAGCCTTCTCCACATGCTCCTCTCATCTAACCGTGGTGCTCATCTGGTACAGATCTACCATGTTCCTTCATGTCCGAACCTCAATCAACAATGCCTTAGATCTGACCAAGGCCGTCACCGTCCTGAACACTGTGGTGACTCCAGTTCTGAACCCCTTCGTCTATACGCTCCACAACAAGGAAGTAAGAGAAACAGtgctaaagaaaaggaagaggaaatag